The following coding sequences are from one Kogia breviceps isolate mKogBre1 chromosome X, mKogBre1 haplotype 1, whole genome shotgun sequence window:
- the LOC131747884 gene encoding LOW QUALITY PROTEIN: olfactory receptor 10A2-like (The sequence of the model RefSeq protein was modified relative to this genomic sequence to represent the inferred CDS: deleted 1 base in 1 codon), whose amino-acid sequence MGNLTILKEFLLLGFGSLRGLQFFLLGIFLGIYVVTLLGNILIITVLSLDCSIQNPMYFFLSNFSFFEIWHTTSIAPKMLQTHLSGPQVISFVGCVVQFYFFVSTAVAERFLLAAMSYDRYFAICSPLQYPSLMNLHTRILLAGGSWLGEFLTPMVTVTMTFQLPFCPTYTFDHFFCDPAPVLELVCSDTETVEEATFLLASFVTMVPFLLTGASYIHIVAAVLRIPSAAGKQWTFSTRSFHLIVVTLYYGTLGTVFAIPTAPQAVAPNKTFPLFYTMVTPVVNPITYSLRNKDVKKAGRRRMSQWVYAKRT is encoded by the exons ATGGGTAATCTGACCATTCTCAAAGAATTTCTCCTCCTGGGATTTGGGAGTCTCCGTgggttacag ttttttcttttggggataTTTCTGGGAATCTATGTAGTGACCTTGCTCGGGAACATTCTTATCATTACAGTCCTTTCCCTTGATTGCAGCATCCAAAACCccatgtacttctttctgtccaaTTTCTCCTTCTTTGAGATCTGGCACACTACCTCCATTGCCCCTAAGATGCTGCAGACCCATCTCTCAGGTCCCCAGGTGATTTCTTTTGTAGGATGTGTGGTCCAGTTTTACTTCTTCGTTTCCACGGCAGTAGCTGAGCGCTTTCTTTTGGCAGCCATGTCTTATGACCGCTACTTTGCTATCTGCAGCCCCCTCCAGTACCCATCCCTCATGAACCTCCACACACGTATCCTGCTTGCAGGTGGGTCTTGGCTGGGTGAGTTCCTAACCCctatggtcactgtcaccatgactttCCAGCTGCCCTTCTGTCCAACCTATACGTTTGACCATTTCTTCTGTGACCCGGCCCCTGTGCTGGAGCTGGTCTGTTCTGATACTGAGACAGTGGAGGAAGCCACTTTCCTACTGGCCTCCTTTGTCACTATGGTGCCCTTCCTACTCACTGGAGCCTCCTATATCCACATTGTTGCTGCTGTCCTCAGGATTCCATCAGCTGCAGGAAAGCAATGGACCTTCTCCACCCGCTCTTTCCACCTCATAGTGGTCACTCTGTACTATGGAACACTGGGAACAGTGTTTGCCATTCCCACAGCACCCCAGGCTGTTGCCCCGAACAAGACCTTCCCCCTGTTCTATACCATGGTCACTCCCGTGGTCAACCCCATCACGTATAGCTTGAGAAACAAGGATGTGAAAAAGGCAGGGAGGAGGCGTATGAGTCAGTGGGTTTATGCTAAAAGGACCTAA